The stretch of DNA TAATCAAGAGGAAGCAACAGATATTATTTTAAGGACTGGCTGTCTGTATAGGGATGCACTTTCTGGGTGTGTCCCTATATCTCTCAAAATCAAAGCTATTGTCCTAATCGACTATATAGAATAAAAAAGAGGATTACAAGTGTAACCCTCCTTTCGATTATCTCCAGCCTACGAGAATTAATTTTAAATGCAACAATACCCTTCTCAACTCTTAGAACGTGCCGTAGAGGCTTTCTCACAGTTGCCAGGTGTGGGGCGTAAGACCGCTCTGCGCCTTGTTTTGCATCTGCTACGCCAGTCAACAGAAGACGTGGATAGCTTTGCGGATGCTGTCATACGTGTGAAACACGATGTGAAGTATTGCAAGGTTTGCCATAACATTTCTGATAATGAGGTTTGTTCTATCTGTTCTGACCCACGCCGAGATGGCTCGGTGGTTTGTGTGGTAGAGAACATTCAGGACGTCATGGCGATTGAGAATACCCAGCAGTTCCATGGATTATACCACGTTTTGGGGGGTATCATCTCTCCTATGGACGGTATCGGACCGCACGACTTAGAGATTGAATCGCTCGTAGAGCGTGTGGAAGAGGGTACGGTGAAGGAAATCATCCTTGCCCTTGCCAGTACGATGGAGGGCGACACAACCAACTTTTATATCTCCCGCAAGCTGAAAGACACAGGCGTGAAACTGTCGGTTATCGCACGAGGTATCTCTGTTGGCGACGAACTTGAATATACTGATGAGGTGACGTTGGGCAGAAGTATTCTGAACCGAACACCTTTTGAATCTTAATCATGACTATGGATAAAACAAGAAAAGTACTTCTTACAGAGCTAATTAGCTCTTGCATTATTACACTGCTCATCATTGCGGTGTATGAACTTAACCTGATTTTGCCCGGTGGTTGGGCTGATGCTGAAAGCAGCAACATGGTGACTGTGCAGTTTCTCATGCAGTTGCTGACCCTCGCTGCCATCCCACTTGCACTCTTCCTTTTCAAGATTGGCTACGTACGTTCCGACTTGCATACCGACGAAAGCCACGTCAGTCGCAAGCTTCTCTTCTGGGGTAGCGTGCGAATGATGATGCTTTGCGTTCCGATGATACTCAACACCTTCTTCTATTATGCCTTCGGGGATAGCGTAAGTTTCTTCTATCTTGCTGTCATCTTAGCGTTGAGCTTATTCTTCGTATTCCCAAACAAGAAGCGTTGCGAGCATGAATGTTCTATGGATAATTCAGAACAAGCATAAATGAAACTGAGCGTTGTCATCGTTAATTATAACGTAAAATATTATCTCCAACAGTGTCTTGAGAGTCTTCAGCGCGCTTTGAAAGGCGTTGAAGCAGAGGTATTTGTGGTTGACAACCATTCACATGACGGCTCCGTAGCCTATCTTCGCAGCCGTTTCCCTGATGTTCATTTCATTGCCAGTGCGCATAACTTAGGCTTTGCGTGTGGCAATAATATTGCAATTCGGCAAAGTAAGGGCGAATATGTCTTGCTATTAAATCCCGACACGGTTGTCGGCGAGGAGGTTATCCACTCGTCTATCGACTTTATGGATAGCCACCTAACGGCTGGAGGACATGGCGTACAGATGCTTACCCACCTCGGCGAACGAGCCTTAGAAAGCCGTCGTGGCTTGCCCTCTCCCGTGGTTTCGTTCTATAAAATGATAGGACTTTGCAAGCACTTCCCACAGAGCAATCGTTTTGCACATTATTATATGGGTAGTTTGTCGTGGGACGTACCAGGCAAGATTGAGGTGATTAGCGGTGCTTACTGCTTCCTGCGTAAGTCGGCATTGGACAAGATTGGACTCTTAGACGAGGATTTCTTTATGTATGGCGAGGATGTCGACCTCAGCTATCGACTGCTGAAAGGCGGCTTCGAGAACTGGTATCTTCCTGTGCGTATCCTGCACTATAAGGGCGAAAGCACACAGAAGTCAAGCTTCCGATATGTTCATGTCTTCTATGATGCCATGTTCATCTTCTTCCGCAAGCATTATAGAGGAATGAATGCCTTGTGGCGATTGCCGATTAAGACAGCTATCTATATGAAAGCCATGGGTGCATTGATAGGAACAACCCTGCTTGCAACGAGGAAAAAGTTGGGGTTCTGCAATTCTGATGCAGCATCAATTCCACATTATATATTTGCAATCAGTGAAGAGGCAGTGCAGCATTGCCAACAGCTTGCAACTAACAATGCCTTAAAGGCAGAATTTCGAACACCGGGTAAATACGATTTGGAGAACTTGCATACAGCCTTGATACAACAATATGGAGGAAAGAACAAGACCTACTGCATCGTCTATGACACCGACTTATTCAGTTTTCAAGACATTCTGAACGTCTTCTCTCTACAACCCATACAGAACATTCACATTGGATTCTACTATAGAAAGGAAAACAGAGTCATCACCATGACGGAAGTGATAGGAGATTAAGCTATGGAAAAGAAACAGCATGTGCAAGTCAGACTGAGAGCGATGGAGCCAGAAGATCTCGATATGCTTTATCATATTGAGAACGACCGTAGTCTGTGGAACATCAGCGCAACGAATGTTCCTT from Prevotella scopos JCM 17725 encodes:
- the recR gene encoding recombination mediator RecR — protein: MQQYPSQLLERAVEAFSQLPGVGRKTALRLVLHLLRQSTEDVDSFADAVIRVKHDVKYCKVCHNISDNEVCSICSDPRRDGSVVCVVENIQDVMAIENTQQFHGLYHVLGGIISPMDGIGPHDLEIESLVERVEEGTVKEIILALASTMEGDTTNFYISRKLKDTGVKLSVIARGISVGDELEYTDEVTLGRSILNRTPFES
- a CDS encoding glycosyltransferase family 2 protein → MKLSVVIVNYNVKYYLQQCLESLQRALKGVEAEVFVVDNHSHDGSVAYLRSRFPDVHFIASAHNLGFACGNNIAIRQSKGEYVLLLNPDTVVGEEVIHSSIDFMDSHLTAGGHGVQMLTHLGERALESRRGLPSPVVSFYKMIGLCKHFPQSNRFAHYYMGSLSWDVPGKIEVISGAYCFLRKSALDKIGLLDEDFFMYGEDVDLSYRLLKGGFENWYLPVRILHYKGESTQKSSFRYVHVFYDAMFIFFRKHYRGMNALWRLPIKTAIYMKAMGALIGTTLLATRKKLGFCNSDAASIPHYIFAISEEAVQHCQQLATNNALKAEFRTPGKYDLENLHTALIQQYGGKNKTYCIVYDTDLFSFQDILNVFSLQPIQNIHIGFYYRKENRVITMTEVIGD